A part of Larkinella insperata genomic DNA contains:
- a CDS encoding LytR/AlgR family response regulator transcription factor, whose translation MDILIVEDEPLAVQKLIKLLNQTDPTCRVLAATDGIESTVDWLKTNDLPDLILMDIELSDGQSFEIFNLISIDCPVVFTTSYDESAVKSFQTNRFDYLLKPIKKDELEQVLTKYRQYHAPGIKPADIDELVDDLRKQNRQPEFKSQFLAKNHQRLISIDAAEVAFFYARDGVTYLYSRDKNRYVVEYSLDTLEEFLEPTRFFRINDQFIVELRAVSRIHSYLNGQFKIDLASGGIAQDILVSRDRTKGFKEWIGR comes from the coding sequence ATGGATATCCTGATCGTTGAAGACGAACCGCTGGCCGTTCAGAAATTAATTAAACTTCTGAACCAGACTGATCCCACCTGCCGTGTTCTTGCTGCAACGGACGGGATTGAATCCACGGTTGACTGGCTGAAAACGAATGACCTACCGGACCTGATTCTGATGGATATCGAACTTTCCGACGGTCAGAGCTTCGAGATCTTCAACCTCATTTCCATAGACTGCCCGGTTGTTTTCACAACGTCCTACGATGAATCGGCGGTAAAATCATTTCAAACCAATCGTTTCGATTACCTGCTCAAACCCATCAAAAAAGACGAACTGGAGCAGGTGCTGACCAAATACCGGCAGTATCACGCTCCCGGGATCAAACCCGCCGACATTGACGAGTTGGTTGATGACCTCCGCAAGCAAAACCGGCAACCAGAATTCAAAAGCCAGTTCCTGGCCAAGAACCACCAGCGGCTGATCTCCATTGATGCCGCTGAAGTTGCTTTTTTCTACGCCAGAGACGGGGTTACGTATCTGTACAGCCGGGACAAAAACCGCTACGTGGTGGAATACTCGCTCGACACCCTGGAAGAGTTTCTGGAACCCACCCGCTTTTTTCGCATAAATGACCAGTTTATTGTTGAACTCCGAGCAGTTTCACGAATTCATTCCTACCTTAATGGGCAATTTAAAATAGACCTGGCATCCGGCGGTATCGCCCAGGATATACTGGTCAGCCGTGACCGCACCAAGGGGTTTAAAGAATGGATCGGAAGGTGA
- a CDS encoding response regulator has translation MENSESHNSLPRLAQKRLVGINPSLYIIDDNDDNLFLYEWIFTRYLPDYALHLFSDGLFVRQSQDSSRPKPDLILLDLKMPHISGFELLNELKQNPGWQHIPVVVFTNSTSPKDEEDCYKAGASAFVQKAFSVNTIKAQLEEICQRWLGKKRLPL, from the coding sequence ATGGAAAACTCGGAGTCTCATAACTCGCTCCCCAGACTTGCTCAGAAAAGGTTGGTCGGTATAAATCCATCACTCTACATCATCGATGACAACGATGATAATCTGTTTTTGTATGAGTGGATATTTACGCGCTATCTGCCTGACTATGCGTTACATCTGTTTTCAGATGGACTATTTGTCCGGCAAAGTCAGGATTCCAGCAGACCCAAACCGGATTTAATTTTGCTGGATCTGAAAATGCCCCACATCAGCGGGTTTGAATTATTAAATGAACTAAAACAGAATCCCGGCTGGCAACATATTCCGGTTGTGGTTTTTACAAATTCTACTTCCCCAAAAGACGAGGAAGATTGCTACAAAGCCGGGGCCAGCGCTTTTGTTCAGAAGGCGTTTTCGGTTAATACCATCAAGGCGCAACTGGAAGAAATCTGTCAGCGCTGGCTGGGCAAGAAACGCCTTCCACTCTAA
- a CDS encoding Nif3-like dinuclear metal center hexameric protein — protein MNIKEVTSHLEAWAPLAYQESYDNAGLIVGDPGASVTGILITLDITEAVVDEAVRKNCNLIVAHHPIVFRGLKKLTGRNYVERVVIKAIKNDVALYAAHTNLDNIAGGVSFKIAEKLGLANVQILAPKSDVLMKLVTFVPTVQGNPAFRGATQAVLDALYEAGVGQIGKYDRCSFRAEGTGTFRGNAESNPTLGEAGEDEEAHENRIEVIFQAHRQKTVLAALRKAHPYEEVAYYLTTLVNENQEVGSGAVGDLPEALSEAEFLAYLKNRMNLSVIRHTALRGQPVRRVAVCGGAGGFLLNDAVGARADVFVTADYKYHEFFDADGRIIITDIGHYESEVFTKELIQQYLLEKFITFAVILSDIDTNPVLYYL, from the coding sequence ATGAACATAAAGGAGGTAACAAGCCATCTCGAAGCCTGGGCGCCACTGGCCTACCAGGAAAGCTACGACAACGCGGGACTCATCGTCGGCGATCCCGGAGCGAGCGTAACGGGCATTCTAATAACCCTCGACATCACGGAGGCCGTCGTGGACGAAGCGGTTCGGAAGAACTGTAACCTCATCGTGGCGCACCACCCGATTGTTTTTCGGGGATTAAAAAAACTCACCGGCCGCAATTACGTTGAACGGGTGGTGATCAAAGCCATCAAAAACGACGTGGCTCTGTATGCCGCCCATACCAACCTCGATAACATTGCTGGGGGGGTGAGTTTTAAGATTGCCGAAAAGCTGGGGCTGGCAAACGTGCAGATCCTAGCGCCCAAATCCGATGTGCTGATGAAACTGGTGACGTTTGTGCCGACCGTACAGGGAAATCCGGCGTTTCGGGGAGCCACCCAGGCGGTGCTGGACGCTTTGTACGAAGCCGGCGTGGGGCAGATCGGGAAGTACGACCGGTGCAGCTTCCGGGCCGAGGGTACCGGGACGTTTCGCGGAAACGCCGAATCTAATCCCACGCTGGGGGAAGCGGGCGAAGACGAAGAGGCCCACGAAAATCGGATTGAAGTTATTTTTCAGGCGCATCGGCAGAAAACGGTGCTGGCCGCTTTGCGAAAAGCACATCCGTACGAGGAAGTCGCCTATTACCTGACAACGCTGGTAAATGAAAACCAGGAGGTCGGGTCGGGGGCGGTTGGTGACTTGCCGGAAGCGCTTAGCGAAGCTGAATTTCTGGCGTACCTGAAAAACCGGATGAATCTTTCCGTGATCCGGCATACGGCTTTGCGGGGGCAGCCGGTCCGCCGGGTGGCCGTGTGCGGAGGAGCCGGTGGCTTTTTGCTGAACGACGCCGTTGGAGCCCGTGCCGACGTGTTTGTGACGGCGGATTATAAATACCACGAATTCTTCGATGCGGACGGACGGATCATCATTACCGATATCGGGCATTACGAAAGCGAAGTATTTACTAAAGAGTTGATTCAACAGTATTTATTGGAAAAGTTTATTACCTTTGCGGTAATTTTGTCCGACATTGACACCAACCCGGTGCTATACTACTTATAG
- a CDS encoding sensor histidine kinase: MSKNRIYWFCQIVGWTMLIMAEFAIFTFEEGYRSDYFYEAIATIILCILLTHLYRLMIKRWRWVQLPFFQLVPRVVLSVFVLAVIMTIINLPIDKHLLPQYLADDPSNVLGYLLNWGKSMLAWVLSYTAYHYVERSRDAEIEKILLKTSIRESEAKVLRSQLNPHFVFNALNSIRALVLENPTKAQHSITQLSNILRNSLLADRRKTVELREEIKTVEDYLALEKVRYEDRLNCSLEIDPKTYYLQVPPMMLQTLVENAIKHGVQKAIHGGFVELTTWLEDHLLYIRIRNTGVLGNTEASGGFGLKNTAQRLELLYGSEASFRIQQETADVVCADVVIPMQSAGVFKRTEELKRV; encoded by the coding sequence ATGTCAAAGAATAGAATATATTGGTTTTGTCAGATTGTTGGGTGGACGATGCTCATCATGGCGGAGTTTGCCATTTTTACGTTTGAAGAAGGGTACCGATCCGACTATTTCTACGAAGCCATTGCCACCATTATTCTTTGCATTTTACTGACGCATTTATACCGGTTGATGATTAAACGATGGCGCTGGGTGCAGTTGCCGTTCTTTCAGCTGGTTCCCCGCGTTGTTCTGTCGGTCTTTGTGCTGGCGGTGATCATGACCATCATCAACCTACCGATCGACAAACACCTGCTGCCGCAATACCTGGCCGACGACCCTTCCAATGTGCTGGGCTACCTTCTGAACTGGGGCAAAAGCATGTTGGCTTGGGTGTTGAGCTACACGGCCTACCATTACGTGGAGCGGTCGCGCGACGCCGAAATTGAAAAAATTCTGCTGAAAACCTCCATCCGGGAGTCTGAAGCCAAGGTGCTACGGTCGCAGCTCAACCCGCACTTCGTCTTTAACGCCCTCAACAGCATCCGCGCGCTGGTGCTCGAAAACCCGACCAAAGCACAGCACAGCATCACCCAGCTTTCCAATATTCTTCGCAACTCGCTGCTGGCCGACCGGCGCAAAACCGTGGAACTCCGCGAGGAAATCAAAACCGTAGAAGATTATCTGGCCCTCGAAAAAGTTCGCTACGAAGACCGTCTGAACTGCAGTCTGGAAATTGACCCCAAAACGTACTACCTCCAGGTTCCGCCCATGATGCTGCAAACGCTGGTGGAAAACGCCATCAAACACGGCGTTCAGAAAGCGATTCACGGCGGTTTTGTCGAACTGACCACCTGGCTGGAAGACCACCTGCTGTATATTCGCATTCGCAACACGGGCGTACTCGGCAATACGGAAGCGTCGGGGGGCTTTGGCCTCAAGAATACGGCCCAACGGCTCGAACTGCTTTACGGTTCCGAAGCCAGCTTCCGGATTCAGCAGGAAACCGCCGATGTCGTCTGCGCTGACGTAGTGATTCCCATGCAGTCGGCGGGCGTCTTCAAACGCACGGAAGAATTGAAACGAGTTTAG
- a CDS encoding hotdog fold thioesterase: MKPDWTIESLQQFHINSIVSHLGIELVELGDGFLTARMPVDHRTHQPFGILHGGASVVLAETLGSVASVMQLEDPNRQRAVGLEINANHVRSVKEGWVYGKVTPIHLGRTTHIWDIRITDEAGKLVCISRLTVAVIEGR; this comes from the coding sequence ATGAAGCCAGATTGGACGATAGAATCATTGCAACAGTTTCACATTAACTCCATTGTAAGTCATTTGGGTATCGAATTGGTCGAACTTGGCGACGGTTTTCTAACCGCCCGAATGCCGGTGGACCACCGGACTCATCAACCCTTCGGGATTCTGCATGGGGGGGCATCGGTGGTGCTGGCCGAAACCCTGGGCAGTGTCGCGTCGGTAATGCAGCTCGAGGATCCCAACCGGCAGCGGGCCGTCGGACTGGAGATCAATGCCAATCACGTTCGTTCCGTTAAGGAAGGCTGGGTGTATGGTAAAGTAACGCCCATCCACCTTGGCCGCACAACGCACATCTGGGATATCCGCATTACCGACGAAGCCGGCAAACTGGTTTGCATAAGCCGCCTGACGGTCGCCGTTATTGAGGGGCGTTAA
- a CDS encoding isochorismate synthase produces the protein MSSTLQTQQTGQALWQAAVQAGYPAAIWRLPNHSERELIIDASGTVSTVAMDFEELPMGFAVSPFINPDAEQTLFLKADFYWRFDENGTILAAEHKHTDKHPALDALFHPAPATARKETIPAIQILGPSGEQQAQFEKTVAQAIRQMERGKFRKVVLSRTKTIQFDEQPDVLMLFNRLCKAYPNAFVSAVYLPERNQIWLGATPERLVSMDTDGIFRTVALAGTQSAFDSEGRPKRPADAPWTQKEIEEQALVGRYIIGCFKKIRIREYIEEGPRTVVAGNLMHLRSDYSVDMQAVNFPQLGTVMLRLLHPTSAVCGMPREAAQEFILQSETHDRELYSGFLGPVNIFRNEGPESHLFVNLRCMKLEGQEGTLYAGAGLTEDSVPAKEWRETELKCDTLLSVVTKS, from the coding sequence TTGTCATCAACTCTACAAACGCAGCAAACCGGTCAGGCGCTCTGGCAGGCGGCTGTTCAGGCTGGGTATCCGGCCGCCATCTGGCGCCTGCCCAACCATTCTGAACGTGAGTTAATTATCGACGCTTCCGGTACGGTTTCTACCGTCGCCATGGATTTTGAAGAACTTCCCATGGGATTTGCCGTTAGCCCGTTTATCAATCCGGATGCGGAACAGACCCTTTTTCTAAAAGCGGACTTCTACTGGCGTTTCGACGAAAACGGTACCATTCTGGCCGCCGAGCACAAACACACCGACAAACATCCGGCCCTCGATGCGTTGTTTCATCCGGCGCCCGCAACGGCCCGCAAAGAAACGATTCCGGCCATCCAAATCCTGGGGCCGTCGGGGGAGCAGCAAGCCCAATTTGAAAAAACCGTAGCCCAGGCCATCCGCCAGATGGAACGCGGAAAATTTCGGAAAGTGGTCTTATCGCGCACCAAGACCATCCAATTCGATGAGCAGCCCGACGTTCTGATGCTGTTTAACCGGCTGTGTAAAGCTTATCCGAACGCCTTTGTATCGGCCGTTTACCTGCCCGAACGCAACCAGATCTGGCTGGGGGCTACGCCCGAGCGGCTGGTCAGCATGGATACCGACGGTATTTTTCGCACGGTGGCGCTGGCCGGAACCCAGTCGGCGTTTGATTCCGAAGGACGCCCCAAACGGCCGGCCGACGCGCCCTGGACGCAGAAAGAAATCGAAGAACAGGCGCTGGTTGGCCGCTATATTATTGGTTGCTTCAAGAAAATCCGGATTCGGGAATACATTGAAGAAGGGCCGCGAACGGTCGTTGCGGGTAATCTGATGCACCTGCGTTCCGATTATTCGGTGGATATGCAAGCCGTTAATTTTCCGCAACTGGGAACCGTAATGCTGCGGCTGTTGCACCCGACTTCGGCAGTTTGCGGAATGCCGCGCGAAGCCGCTCAGGAGTTTATTCTTCAAAGCGAAACGCACGACCGTGAATTGTACAGCGGCTTTCTCGGGCCGGTTAATATCTTCCGAAACGAAGGCCCGGAGTCGCACCTGTTTGTGAATCTGCGCTGTATGAAGCTTGAGGGGCAGGAGGGAACGCTCTACGCCGGAGCCGGGCTGACGGAGGATTCCGTACCGGCTAAAGAATGGCGCGAAACCGAGCTGAAGTGCGATACCCTGTTGTCGGTCGTTACCAAATCTTGA
- a CDS encoding zinc ribbon domain-containing protein, which produces MELTIAQKLEALLKLQSIDSQLDEIKKIRGDLPEEVRDLEDDIAGFETRIGKFNADIQVLEEEIDRNRAVKKDAEKLITRYKDQQMNVRNNREFDAISKEVELQTLEIELADKKINEASFKIRNKQEEIKATQSALDERKEDLKAKMQELNQLTSESQDEEKALIAEREDQMTHIEERLLKSYTKIRENALNGLAVVVVKRGACGGCFNVVPPQRQADIRDKKKIIVCEHCGRIFADVEGVPEPVSSRR; this is translated from the coding sequence ATGGAACTCACGATTGCTCAAAAACTCGAAGCACTTCTTAAACTTCAATCGATTGATTCTCAACTTGATGAAATAAAAAAGATCCGCGGTGACCTGCCGGAAGAGGTACGCGATCTGGAAGACGATATTGCCGGCTTTGAAACTCGTATCGGCAAATTTAACGCCGATATCCAGGTACTGGAGGAGGAAATTGACCGGAATCGGGCTGTTAAAAAGGATGCCGAAAAGTTGATTACCCGTTATAAAGATCAGCAGATGAACGTCCGCAATAACCGCGAATTTGACGCCATCTCTAAAGAAGTTGAACTGCAAACGCTGGAAATTGAACTGGCCGACAAGAAAATCAACGAGGCCTCGTTTAAAATCCGCAACAAGCAGGAAGAAATCAAAGCAACGCAGTCGGCGCTGGATGAACGCAAGGAGGACCTGAAAGCCAAGATGCAGGAGCTAAACCAGCTTACTTCCGAAAGCCAGGACGAAGAAAAAGCCCTGATCGCCGAGCGTGAAGATCAGATGACGCATATCGAAGAGCGGTTGCTGAAATCGTACACCAAAATTCGGGAGAATGCGCTGAACGGTTTGGCGGTGGTCGTGGTCAAACGCGGTGCCTGCGGTGGCTGTTTCAACGTTGTTCCCCCGCAGCGGCAGGCCGACATCCGGGATAAAAAGAAAATTATTGTTTGCGAGCATTGCGGCCGGATTTTCGCCGATGTGGAAGGCGTTCCCGAGCCCGTGTCGTCGCGCCGATAA
- a CDS encoding LytR/AlgR family response regulator transcription factor → MKTLIVDDERLARNELRRLLDNFPKIEVIGEAANADEALKMIDELQPELLFLDIQMPGKNGFELLSSIDGKAPEVIFTTAYDEYAITAFEYNALDYLLKPIELNRLSEAINRIEENNHHPETEAPRRDTNKILGENDQVFVKDGEKCWFVKLGKVRLFESMGNYVRLHFDDQKPLVLKSLNSLEDRLDPNTFFRANRKHIINLPWIEKIEPWFSGGLLVTLKGGDKIEISRRQAIRFKELMSL, encoded by the coding sequence ATGAAGACACTGATCGTTGACGACGAGCGACTGGCCCGAAACGAACTCCGCCGGCTGCTGGACAACTTTCCCAAAATTGAAGTCATTGGCGAAGCTGCCAACGCCGACGAAGCCCTCAAAATGATTGACGAGTTGCAACCCGAACTGCTCTTTCTGGACATTCAGATGCCGGGCAAAAACGGTTTTGAATTGCTGTCGTCCATCGACGGGAAAGCTCCGGAAGTCATTTTCACGACGGCTTACGACGAATACGCCATTACCGCTTTTGAGTACAACGCGCTGGATTACCTGCTCAAGCCGATTGAATTAAACCGGCTCTCGGAAGCCATTAACCGCATTGAAGAAAATAACCACCACCCCGAAACCGAAGCACCCCGCCGGGATACCAATAAAATTCTGGGTGAAAACGACCAGGTGTTCGTGAAAGACGGCGAAAAATGCTGGTTTGTGAAACTGGGCAAAGTCCGGTTGTTTGAATCAATGGGCAACTACGTCCGGCTGCACTTCGACGATCAGAAACCGCTGGTTCTTAAATCCCTGAATAGCCTGGAAGACCGTCTGGACCCCAACACCTTTTTCCGCGCCAACCGCAAACACATCATCAACCTGCCCTGGATTGAAAAAATCGAGCCGTGGTTCAGCGGGGGGCTGCTTGTGACGCTGAAAGGTGGTGACAAGATCGAAATCAGCCGTCGGCAGGCAATTCGGTTCAAGGAGTTGATGAGTCTGTAG
- a CDS encoding tetratricopeptide repeat protein — MRIILFLWVWVGVVGLVQAADFELTPNLQRGYTDVLKLKVQEGRRMIAGEVASQNGVAIYIDNLADMVTLLVSDDRKLYEQWADREDQRLDLLRNLDAGSPWQRFTQAEVRLHWAFVKLKFGQEVSASWDVIRAYKLLEENRKKFPGFLPTYKSLGLLHVMIGAVPDNYTWVTRMLGLRGNIRQGLQEIRTVVQRDTLFQTEARLIDLLIRAYVLKFSAADAGNLKTMVQDNPDNLLLHFFATSVLMKDAQSEDALAFLNKRPTGPDYLPFPILEYLKADILVQKAQYAQAAGSYRAFINQYKGVNFLKDTYYKLFLCYWLNDDDTRALPYLRQVGSVGSAVVESDKAAQKFAESYFKKGVSARQKILMKARLATDGGYYETALTTLRPYAESSFSLTSEKAEFNYRKGRIYQRRGDADEAIPFFERSISLSEANQLSYGATSALQLGYIHQQNRNPAKARSYFQKALSYKKHEYKNSIDNKARAALNELSTDSSTP; from the coding sequence ATGCGAATCATATTGTTCCTGTGGGTATGGGTGGGAGTGGTTGGCTTGGTTCAGGCCGCTGATTTTGAATTAACGCCCAACCTGCAACGCGGGTACACCGACGTATTGAAGCTGAAAGTGCAGGAGGGTCGGCGGATGATTGCCGGAGAGGTCGCCAGCCAGAATGGCGTTGCCATCTACATCGATAATCTGGCCGATATGGTGACCCTGCTGGTTTCGGACGACCGGAAGCTGTATGAGCAGTGGGCCGACCGGGAAGACCAGCGGCTCGATTTGCTGCGGAATCTGGACGCTGGTTCGCCCTGGCAGCGGTTTACGCAGGCCGAAGTGCGGTTGCACTGGGCGTTTGTCAAGCTGAAGTTTGGGCAGGAGGTCAGTGCCAGCTGGGATGTTATTCGGGCGTACAAACTGCTGGAGGAAAACCGCAAGAAGTTTCCCGGTTTTCTCCCAACGTATAAATCCTTGGGCTTGCTGCACGTTATGATTGGCGCGGTACCGGACAATTATACCTGGGTAACCCGTATGCTTGGTTTGCGGGGAAACATCCGGCAGGGTCTGCAGGAAATCCGGACGGTGGTGCAGAGAGACACCCTTTTCCAAACCGAAGCCCGCTTAATCGACCTGCTGATTCGGGCGTATGTGCTGAAGTTTTCGGCGGCCGATGCGGGCAACCTCAAAACAATGGTTCAGGACAATCCGGACAACCTGCTGCTGCACTTTTTTGCCACCTCCGTTCTGATGAAAGACGCGCAAAGCGAGGACGCACTGGCTTTTCTGAACAAACGGCCAACCGGCCCGGATTACCTGCCGTTTCCCATTCTGGAATACCTGAAAGCCGATATTCTGGTTCAGAAGGCTCAGTACGCCCAGGCCGCTGGTTCATACCGGGCCTTTATCAATCAGTACAAAGGGGTCAACTTTCTGAAAGATACCTACTACAAACTGTTTTTGTGTTACTGGCTGAACGACGACGATACCCGGGCGCTGCCGTACCTGCGACAGGTTGGGAGCGTAGGCAGTGCCGTGGTCGAATCGGACAAGGCCGCCCAGAAGTTTGCCGAATCATACTTCAAGAAAGGGGTTTCGGCCCGGCAGAAAATTCTGATGAAGGCCCGGCTGGCTACCGACGGCGGTTATTACGAGACGGCCTTAACCACCCTGCGACCTTACGCGGAGTCTTCGTTTTCGCTGACGAGCGAAAAAGCGGAGTTTAATTACCGCAAGGGCCGCATCTACCAGCGCCGGGGCGATGCGGACGAAGCCATACCGTTTTTTGAACGATCGATCAGCCTGAGTGAAGCCAACCAACTTTCCTACGGGGCGACGTCCGCGCTGCAACTGGGGTATATTCACCAGCAAAACCGGAATCCGGCCAAAGCCCGGTCTTATTTTCAGAAAGCCCTGAGCTATAAAAAACACGAGTACAAAAACAGCATCGACAACAAAGCCCGCGCGGCCCTGAACGAGCTGTCTACAGACTCATCAACTCCTTGA
- a CDS encoding DinB family protein, producing the protein MKKPSTAEYPVESFFARYIDLVDTENVIDLLRQQCAIVESLYKNLTVVQQDYRYAAGKWSPKEMLGHMIDTERIFAYRALCIARGEQQSLPGFDENTYVDNANFSAQSQQQLLHQYGLVRQSTLAFAESLTEEAQERVGTANGAPLSARAFFTITAGHERHHLNILAQRYGLK; encoded by the coding sequence ATGAAGAAACCTTCCACGGCTGAGTATCCGGTCGAGAGCTTTTTCGCTAGATACATCGATTTAGTTGATACCGAGAATGTTATCGACCTGTTGCGCCAGCAATGCGCTATTGTAGAAAGTTTGTATAAAAATTTAACGGTTGTGCAGCAGGACTACCGGTATGCGGCCGGAAAGTGGTCGCCCAAGGAAATGTTGGGACACATGATCGATACCGAACGCATTTTTGCCTACCGGGCCCTGTGCATTGCCCGGGGGGAACAACAGTCACTGCCGGGTTTCGACGAAAACACCTATGTCGATAACGCCAACTTCAGCGCGCAATCGCAGCAGCAACTGCTCCACCAATACGGGTTGGTGCGTCAGTCGACCCTGGCCTTTGCCGAAAGCCTGACGGAAGAAGCGCAGGAGCGGGTGGGAACGGCCAACGGGGCGCCCCTGTCGGCACGGGCCTTCTTTACGATCACCGCCGGGCACGAACGCCATCACCTAAACATATTAGCCCAACGGTACGGTTTGAAATGA
- a CDS encoding sensor histidine kinase: MQKLNDKWTRLLGVPLLAFVGQWTMYGYTNVPYPDDWRIPFFFILGSVFVWETNRWGIILSRRKYPELTQTRRRVLYQLVWFAFFASLIRISQTFFYELIGLWPSDDPLLFKPYFFNTLVSFVGTIQIAAYYEGVYLYRRWKVAYTEAQDLKKVNLQSQLDSLKTQINPHFLFNNLNSLSSLISSDTEQAELFVDELSSVYRYLLQQNNRDLCPLNDEIQFIKAYFHLLKTRYGDGIFMDIDIEPHYLHYLIPPLTLQILLENAIKHNIIAVSRPLTIRLYARDNNLYVENNLQKKKIAVPSNQIGLQNIMIKYKLLAHSPVTIHYDDERFLVGVPLLKPTAEVVINA; this comes from the coding sequence ATGCAAAAGCTGAATGATAAGTGGACGCGCCTGCTTGGCGTCCCTTTGCTGGCGTTTGTGGGACAGTGGACCATGTACGGGTACACGAATGTTCCGTATCCCGACGACTGGCGAATTCCGTTTTTCTTTATCCTGGGTAGCGTGTTCGTTTGGGAAACCAACCGCTGGGGCATCATTTTGTCACGGCGAAAATACCCCGAGCTGACCCAGACCCGGCGCCGGGTTCTCTACCAACTGGTCTGGTTTGCTTTCTTCGCGAGTCTGATCCGCATCTCTCAAACCTTTTTTTACGAGCTCATCGGACTCTGGCCCTCGGACGATCCTCTGTTGTTTAAACCCTATTTTTTCAACACGCTCGTCTCCTTCGTGGGCACCATCCAGATTGCCGCCTATTACGAGGGTGTTTACCTGTACCGGCGGTGGAAAGTAGCCTACACGGAAGCCCAGGATCTGAAAAAAGTAAACCTCCAAAGCCAGCTCGACTCGCTCAAAACCCAGATCAACCCGCATTTTCTGTTCAACAACCTGAATTCACTCTCGTCACTGATTTCGAGCGATACGGAGCAGGCCGAGCTTTTCGTGGATGAGCTTTCCTCGGTCTACCGGTATCTGCTCCAGCAAAACAACCGGGATCTGTGTCCGCTAAACGATGAAATTCAGTTTATCAAAGCTTACTTCCACCTGCTCAAAACCCGGTACGGCGACGGTATTTTCATGGACATCGACATCGAACCGCATTACCTGCATTACCTGATTCCCCCGCTTACGCTTCAGATTCTGCTCGAAAACGCCATCAAACACAACATCATTGCCGTCAGCCGGCCGCTTACGATCCGGCTGTACGCCCGCGACAACAATTTGTACGTGGAAAATAATTTACAGAAGAAAAAAATAGCCGTTCCGTCCAACCAGATTGGGCTTCAGAACATCATGATCAAGTACAAGCTCCTGGCTCATTCTCCGGTCACGATACACTACGATGACGAACGCTTCCTGGTTGGCGTTCCTTTGCTTAAGCCAACCGCCGAGGTGGTGATTAATGCGTAG
- a CDS encoding histidine phosphatase family protein, producing the protein MKQKTIYLIRHGETDYNRQGIVQGSGVDSDLNAMGQAQALAFYQAYQHIPFEKVYTSKLRRTMQSVQFFLDAGIPHESYAGLNEISWGAREGKMPNSFDNEYYRTLIENWSAGHTDYPTEQGESPNQVMERQRPVIEHILAQTDENPILICMHGRAIRILLSWLMNHTLATMDMYEHSNLCLYKLNYSYDTQEFTIELSNDSTHLLALVMHQ; encoded by the coding sequence TTGAAACAAAAAACAATATACCTCATTCGCCACGGCGAAACCGATTATAACCGGCAGGGCATTGTCCAGGGCAGCGGTGTTGACTCGGATCTGAATGCAATGGGCCAGGCCCAGGCACTGGCTTTTTACCAGGCTTATCAGCACATTCCGTTCGAGAAAGTCTACACGTCGAAACTTCGGCGGACGATGCAATCGGTGCAGTTTTTTCTCGATGCCGGTATTCCCCACGAAAGCTACGCTGGGCTGAACGAGATCAGTTGGGGCGCCCGGGAGGGAAAAATGCCGAACAGCTTCGACAACGAATATTACCGGACCCTGATCGAAAACTGGTCCGCCGGCCATACCGACTATCCGACGGAACAGGGCGAAAGTCCGAATCAGGTGATGGAACGCCAGCGGCCGGTTATTGAGCACATTTTGGCCCAGACGGACGAAAATCCCATCCTGATCTGTATGCACGGCCGGGCTATCCGGATTTTGCTGTCGTGGCTGATGAATCATACGCTGGCCACGATGGATATGTACGAACACAGCAACTTGTGTCTGTATAAACTGAATTACTCCTACGACACCCAGGAGTTTACAATCGAACTTTCCAACGACAGCACGCACCTGCTGGCGCTGGTCATGCATCAGTAA